In Ruminococcaceae bacterium KH2T8, the sequence ATTTACAGGCGTCGGAACTACTACAGGAACACTTGTAGGTATAGGCGTAGCTGTAGGCTCCAGTGTGGGAGTCGGAGTTGAAGTTGCCGTAGGCACAGGTGTAGGGGTCGACGTAGGTGTCGGCGTATTTGTAGCCGTAGGCTCCGGTGTAGGAGTATTAGTTGCTGTAGGTTCGGGTGTAGCAGTAGGCTCTGCGATCACTTCGATAGTATCGCAGTCCAAGACAAACTCACCGTTAGGAAGAGATACATACGCTTCGAGTGTATACTCACCTTCTTCATCTGTATCAAGGACATAGATGATCGCTGCATCCTCATCTTCGGGGATCTCGATCTCTACGTCTTCTCCGTTAAGTCTGTAGAGGATATCGTATACGGTATCCTCAGGGATCTCGATCGTATAGTAAGCATAGCCGCCAACATATACAGTATCGCGGGATGCAGTTACTGTTACCTCGGGAAGCTCTTCTGCAAGCTGAAGATCAGAATAGTCAGCTGTGACGTTAAGGATCGAACCACTGTAGGAGAACTCATCTGCGATGATCCTACCGTTGATAGTCGTATCGTATGTATTGAAGGATACTCTACCGTTAGGTGCATAGAGCATACCGTTGATCTCGATCCTGGAACCGTTGATCGTGATATCACCTTCCTCGGAATAAAGAAGGATTCTTCCTGTTGCCTCTTCACCGTAATTAAGTGATTCTACGTTATATGTGATATCTCCCTTAGATACGATGATCACGTCACCTGTAAATGTTGTACCGTTGATAGTGATATCATCTTCGGAATAGTAATAACCGCTCGTAAGTATCTGATCCTGAGACTCAAGATCAGCGATATCGATCTCGGGATACATATCTTCCTTAGCAAGGATAGACTCTGACCAGTCAGGCATCTCGAAGACTTCAGAGTCTTCTACCATGTCCGTTACTTCGATTCTCCATCCGTCAGCAGAGATAGTACCGCCTGCATAGATGGTACCGTCCATATAAAGCTCAGAGCCCTGGTAAAGAACATTACCGCCGGCATAGATATCACCGGTGATCTCAGACTTCCATCCTGCGAATGTATAGTCAGACTCTGTGCTGCCTGCATAGATAGCAAAGGGGAAGATCGTAGGCTCAGCCTCTTCTTCAGGAAGTACCTCATCTACTTCTTCATCAGACGAAGCCGCTTCATCCGTAACTTCTTCTACAACATCGGGGATGATCTCATCTACTGAATCAGGAACATCTGTAACAGTCTCTTCTACTGTTCCCTCTTCTTCGGTATCAACTACTGCAACTTCATCCGAATCGAATGAAACTGTATTTACATCGATAGGAGCAACGGGTGTACTCTCTGCACCGTCTGCGATAAGTCCGAAAGAATAGCTCTCACCTGCAGGGATAGTAACATTACCTGCGATAACAAGGTTCTCATCTGTTTCATAGTCTGTAACATCGGAAGCATTCCATATATTGGAGATCGTAGTATCTTCGTAGTAATCCACTTCGATCGTCCAGGATCTGATCTCATAGTCAGATGTATTAGTAAGTGTATATTCATCCTGTGTACTGTTATTCCAGGTAGATACCTGCTCGTAAGTTATCTCGAACGGATAAGCATCGTAATCTCCGTGAGTATTCATGTCGGCCTTCAGCTCTCGCCAGGGAAGGAATCCCATAAACAAAGTAGCCGTAAGCGCTGCACTTACCAACTTAACAGGTCTTTTTATTCGATTGTACATAAGATCATAACCCTCTATGCAATATCTCGTTAACAAATTCGAAACATTTTATTAATAAACAAAATAGAAGTCAATGGATTATTCTAGCAAAATTTCACCATGTTATAATCTTAATGATTATTAAACAACGGCGAGGGATACATGGAATCAATACATCATATAACGGTTATACTTTTAGCTGCACTAACAGGCTCATATATCGGCATTCATCTTGCAATGCTGATACACCTTGGCATAGAAGCCCTTTTTCTCAAACCATTCAAATTCATCTACAAGGAAATTACCATATTGGGATTTAAGTTCTGTAAGAATTCTGATGAAAAATGGGAGCGCAACGGACTAAATTATAAAGGTACGACTATTGCGGAACCAATCATCGATCTAAAGAATATTTCTGAAGATGAGCTGAAAGATCAAGAGAAAAGAACCAATACATTTTTATTGATCACGAACGGCTTGTTTCTTATTGTATCTATAGTAGTTTTCGTCGGATGTCTTATCATGAGATCCAATATGTCACTTGCTATCCCTCGTGGATTCATTCTCTTTCTAGGTATTGCAGTTCTTTTCATGGGCTGCATAAGAATGATCATATGCGTTTACTCTATCTTACATATAAACAGTAATACACTCTCGGGATATGCAACAAGAGCAACTAATAAATATAGAGCAGGTGTACCTCTGCAGCTCTTGAATCTTAAACCAGAAAAGGAACTTGATTTCAAGAACGTTAAAGATCTGGACCGAAGGTTGTATTTCCCACTTTACTTCAGTTATTGCGATCTTTGCGAGAGATTTGATGATCTGGCCGATGCGGTAACTGAATACGAGAAAATCAAACGACCTGATACTGAAATCACTGTGGACAAAGTAACCTGGATGTATCTGACATATTACTTCTCCTATCACAACATCGATCCATCCAAGG encodes:
- a CDS encoding Cellulose binding domain-containing protein (partial gene), encoding MYNRIKRPVKLVSAALTATLFMGFLPWRELKADMNTHGDYDAYPFEITYEQVSTWNNSTQDEYTLTNTSDYEIRSWTIEVDYYEDTTISNIWNASDVTDYETDENLVIAGNVTIPAGESYSFGLIADGAESTPVAPIDVNTVSFDSDEVAVVDTEEEGTVEETVTDVPDSVDEIIPDVVEEVTDEAASSDEEVDEVLPEEEAEPTIFPFAIYAGSTESDYTFAGWKSEITGDIYAGGNVLYQGSELYMDGTIYAGGTISADGWRIEVTDMVEDSEVFEMPDWSESILAKEDMYPEIDIADLESQDQILTSGYYYSEDDITINGTTFTGDVIIVSKGDITYNVESLNYGEEATGRILLYSEEGDITINGSRIEINGMLYAPNGRVSFNTYDTTINGRIIADEFSYSGSILNVTADYSDLQLAEELPEVTVTASRDTVYVGGYAYYTIEIPEDTVYDILYRLNGEDVEIEIPEDEDAAIIYVLDTDEEGEYTLEAYVSLPNGEFVLDCDTIEVIAEPTATPEPTATNTPTPEPTATNTPTPTSTPTPVPTATSTPTPTLEPTATPIPTSVPVVVPTPVN